The following coding sequences are from one Parafrankia discariae window:
- a CDS encoding HdeD family acid-resistance protein encodes MSASTGAGGPRRERRGGRADPDLPGDFSTRSGGDLPSGREITEHPNAGTNEQTIFADRSRAPERTHQNQPDHPRGDHAHGGRPGAGGKKAIGGPGLAAKAGPALLMLGIGWILFALAIPMFGLTTGNSIANLLGIMLLVAAVSELAAAMTTAADWRPTHALLALLFVIGGIVALAWPAPTLTVVARMVAWYLLVAGIHAIATSFAHRRVGRGGPAFGTAAGNLRGGAPWWAPLAIGAFSIGIAFWAAAHHHPTYSFVVLWVALAALVTGLTKLAAAFHSNDHGEEQEVDSLTESGFSGRATAESARSQARGDARVRGGT; translated from the coding sequence ATGAGTGCATCTACTGGCGCCGGCGGTCCGCGGCGTGAACGACGCGGCGGGCGCGCCGATCCGGACCTGCCCGGCGACTTCTCCACCCGATCAGGTGGGGATCTCCCATCGGGCAGGGAGATCACGGAGCATCCGAACGCCGGTACGAACGAACAGACGATCTTCGCGGATCGATCCCGGGCGCCCGAGCGCACCCACCAGAACCAGCCGGATCACCCGCGCGGTGATCACGCGCACGGCGGTCGGCCGGGCGCTGGCGGCAAAAAGGCCATCGGCGGCCCTGGGCTGGCGGCGAAAGCCGGTCCCGCGCTGCTGATGCTCGGGATCGGCTGGATCCTCTTCGCGCTGGCCATACCGATGTTCGGCCTCACCACCGGCAATTCGATCGCCAACCTGCTCGGGATCATGCTGTTGGTCGCAGCGGTCAGTGAGCTCGCCGCCGCGATGACGACCGCGGCGGACTGGCGCCCCACGCACGCCCTGCTGGCGCTGCTGTTCGTCATCGGCGGCATCGTCGCGCTCGCCTGGCCGGCGCCCACGCTCACCGTGGTGGCCCGCATGGTGGCGTGGTATCTGCTGGTCGCGGGCATCCACGCCATCGCGACGTCGTTCGCGCACCGACGCGTCGGCCGCGGTGGTCCGGCGTTCGGCACGGCGGCCGGGAACCTGCGTGGTGGGGCTCCGTGGTGGGCGCCGCTGGCGATCGGTGCATTCTCGATCGGCATCGCCTTCTGGGCGGCGGCGCACCACCACCCGACCTACTCGTTCGTCGTCCTGTGGGTCGCGCTGGCCGCGCTCGTCACCGGTCTTACCAAGTTGGCCGCGGCGTTCCACTCCAATGACCACGGCGAGGAGCAGGAGGTGGACTCGCTGACCGAGAGCGGCTTCAGCGGACGCGCCACCGCCGAGTCGGCGCGGTCGCAGGCACGTGGCGACGCCCGGGTCCGCGGTGGAACGTAG
- a CDS encoding enoyl-CoA hydratase-related protein, which translates to MTAETDEKEILTEIRDGVSVITFNRPQARNAVTSTMALAYAAALRAADDDPQVRAIVVTGAGAGFCAGADLAVLRDGAEAIKKFVPAREDLPALTMRLRKPVIAAVNGAAVGIGFAYMMGSDIRIAAESAKIATAFSRLGLAAEYGVSWLLPRAIGLQPALDLLLTGRTVGAQEAAKLGLVHQVVPDGTVLEAAVAYAKDLVDNCSPFSLAMIKEQVYLDLDRSQDDALTDTLRRMDIAFEGPGLAEALTARTEKRSAVFDPLPTREA; encoded by the coding sequence GTGACGGCGGAGACCGACGAGAAGGAGATCCTGACCGAGATCCGCGACGGCGTCTCTGTCATCACGTTCAACCGACCGCAGGCACGCAACGCGGTGACCAGCACGATGGCGCTCGCGTATGCGGCCGCCCTGCGCGCGGCGGATGACGACCCGCAGGTCCGGGCAATCGTGGTCACCGGTGCCGGCGCGGGCTTCTGCGCCGGAGCCGATCTCGCGGTGCTGCGCGACGGCGCCGAAGCGATCAAGAAGTTCGTACCGGCCCGCGAGGACCTGCCGGCCCTCACGATGCGCCTGCGCAAGCCGGTGATCGCCGCGGTGAACGGCGCCGCGGTGGGCATCGGTTTCGCCTACATGATGGGCAGCGACATCCGCATCGCCGCCGAGTCAGCGAAGATCGCGACCGCGTTCTCCCGGCTCGGCCTGGCGGCGGAGTACGGCGTCTCCTGGCTGCTGCCGCGGGCCATCGGCCTCCAGCCGGCACTGGATCTCCTCCTCACCGGGCGGACCGTCGGCGCGCAGGAGGCCGCGAAGCTCGGGCTCGTCCACCAGGTCGTCCCCGACGGGACCGTGCTGGAGGCCGCGGTCGCCTACGCGAAGGACCTGGTCGACAACTGCTCGCCGTTCTCCCTGGCAATGATCAAGGAGCAGGTCTACCTGGACCTCGATCGTTCCCAGGACGACGCGCTGACCGACACGCTCCGCCGGATGGACATCGCCTTCGAGGGCCCGGGCCTCGCGGAGGCACTGACCGCGCGTACGGAGAAGCGGTCGGCCGTCTTCGACCCGCTCCCTACCCGGGAGGCGTGA